In one Pseudomonas sp. MM211 genomic region, the following are encoded:
- a CDS encoding S9 family peptidase translates to MTTAPIARKDTGTDPYHWLEARDSDEVLSHLRAENAYLESQLSDQGALRERLFQEIKARIRETDLSLPTPWGDYLYYQRTTAGDEYPRHYRCPRPADGSLQLDEAGEQLLLDPNEIAAGGFLSLGAFSISPDQQRLAYSLDTSGDEIYRLFVKELASGTIDELPFDDCDGSVTWANDSQTLFYGELDDAHRPSTLHRYRLGETQSSQVFHEPDGRFFLTCYRSSSERQLVLLLGSKTTSECWVLDADTPQQDFQCLAPREEGHEYYPDHGKLDGQWAWLIRSNQTGINFALYSATPERPTRAYWQELVAHNEQVMLEGVSLAESALVLSLREGGLPIIDVRPQGLAGYRVSLPDAAYSLYVQDSLEFASPVIRLRYEALNRPAQIRQLSLADGTQQILKETPVLGEFDADVYLSQRLWATAQDGTQVPISLVARRDALGQAAPLYLYGYGAYGESLDPWFSHARLSLLDRGVVFAIAHVRGGGELGEAWYRAGKLEHKQNSFGDFIACAEHLIAQGFTSPSQLAISGGSAGGLLIGATLNQRPELFAAAIAEVPFVDVLNTMLNPELPLTVTEYDEWGDPNQPEVHERIKAYAPYENVRTQRYPAILAVAGYNDSRVQYWEAAKWVARLRELKTDDNLLLLKTDLEAGHGGMSGRYQALRDVALEYAFLFKVLGLRNEA, encoded by the coding sequence ATGACCACCGCCCCCATCGCCCGCAAGGACACCGGCACCGATCCCTATCACTGGCTCGAAGCCCGGGACAGCGATGAGGTGCTGAGCCACCTGCGTGCCGAGAACGCCTACCTGGAAAGCCAGCTGAGCGATCAGGGTGCATTGCGCGAACGGTTGTTTCAGGAAATAAAGGCGCGTATCCGCGAGACCGACCTGTCATTGCCAACGCCCTGGGGCGACTACCTCTATTACCAGCGCACCACCGCTGGTGACGAATACCCGCGCCACTACCGCTGCCCTCGTCCCGCTGACGGCAGCCTGCAGCTAGACGAAGCTGGCGAACAGCTGCTTCTCGACCCCAACGAAATCGCCGCAGGCGGATTTCTGTCCCTGGGCGCCTTCAGCATCAGCCCTGACCAACAGCGCCTGGCCTATAGCCTGGACACCAGTGGCGACGAGATCTATCGCCTGTTCGTCAAGGAACTGGCCAGCGGCACCATCGACGAGCTGCCGTTCGACGACTGCGACGGCAGCGTGACCTGGGCCAATGACAGCCAGACGCTGTTCTACGGCGAACTGGACGATGCCCACCGCCCCAGCACGCTGCATCGCTATCGACTTGGCGAAACGCAGAGCAGCCAGGTGTTCCACGAGCCCGATGGCCGTTTCTTCCTCACCTGCTACCGCAGTAGCTCGGAACGCCAACTGGTACTGCTGCTCGGCAGCAAGACCACCAGTGAATGCTGGGTGCTCGACGCGGACACCCCGCAGCAGGACTTCCAATGCCTGGCACCGCGCGAGGAAGGTCACGAGTACTACCCTGACCACGGCAAGCTCGACGGCCAGTGGGCCTGGCTGATTCGCAGCAACCAGACCGGCATCAACTTCGCGCTGTACAGCGCAACACCTGAGCGACCAACGCGCGCGTACTGGCAGGAACTGGTAGCACACAATGAACAGGTGATGCTCGAAGGCGTCAGCCTGGCCGAGTCGGCGCTGGTGCTCAGCCTGCGTGAAGGCGGCCTGCCGATCATCGACGTGCGCCCGCAAGGCCTGGCCGGTTATAGGGTTAGCCTGCCGGATGCCGCCTACAGCCTGTACGTGCAAGACAGCCTGGAATTCGCCAGCCCGGTGATCCGCCTGCGTTACGAGGCACTCAATCGGCCCGCACAGATTCGCCAGTTGAGCTTGGCCGATGGCACTCAGCAGATTCTCAAGGAAACCCCGGTACTCGGCGAGTTCGATGCCGATGTCTATCTCAGCCAACGGCTGTGGGCGACCGCGCAAGATGGCACTCAGGTGCCGATCAGTCTGGTCGCCCGCCGAGATGCGCTAGGCCAGGCCGCTCCGCTCTATCTGTATGGTTACGGCGCCTACGGCGAAAGCCTCGACCCGTGGTTTTCCCACGCGCGCCTGAGCCTGCTCGATCGCGGCGTGGTGTTCGCCATCGCTCACGTGCGCGGTGGCGGCGAGCTGGGAGAAGCCTGGTACCGCGCCGGCAAGCTGGAGCACAAGCAGAACAGCTTCGGCGACTTCATCGCCTGCGCCGAGCACCTGATCGCCCAGGGCTTCACCAGCCCGTCGCAGCTGGCCATCAGCGGCGGTAGCGCCGGCGGCCTGCTGATCGGCGCGACGCTCAACCAGCGGCCTGAGTTGTTCGCAGCGGCTATCGCCGAAGTGCCTTTCGTCGATGTGCTCAACACCATGCTCAACCCGGAGCTGCCGTTGACCGTCACCGAGTACGACGAATGGGGCGACCCCAACCAGCCGGAGGTGCACGAACGCATCAAGGCTTACGCTCCTTACGAGAACGTACGTACGCAGCGTTATCCGGCGATCCTCGCGGTGGCCGGCTACAACGACAGCCGCGTGCAGTACTGGGAAGCAGCCAAGTGGGTGGCACGCCTGCGCGAACTGAAGACCGATGACAACCTGCTGCTGCTCAAGACCGACCTGGAAGCCGGCCACGGCGGCATGAGCGGCCGCTACCAGGCGCTACGGGATGTCGCACTGGAATATGCCTTTCTGTTCAAGGTACTCGGCCTACGTAACGAGGCCTGA
- a CDS encoding vWA domain-containing protein has protein sequence MLLNLFTEMRAAKVPVSLRELLDLINALQHKVVFADMDEFYYLSRAILVKDERHFDKFDRAFSAYFDGLQSLDQHLEALIPEEWLRKEFERSLSAEERAQIQSLGGLDKLIEEFKKRLEEQKERHAGGNKWVGTGGTSPFGSGGYNPEGIRVGDAGERQGKAVKVWDQREYKNLDDSVELGTRNIKVALRRLRKFARQGALDELDLDGTIDHTARDGGLLNIQMRPERRNTVKLLLLFDIGGSMDAHVKVCEELFSACRTEFKHMEYFYFHNCVYETVWKNNLRRNAERFSTHDLLHKYGADYKVVFIGDAAMAPYEITQPGGSVEHWNEEAGHLWIRRFMETYKKLIWINPYPRQTWDYTTSTGIIRELINDQMFPLTLQGLEDGMRFLAK, from the coding sequence ATGCTGCTCAATCTGTTCACTGAAATGCGTGCCGCCAAGGTGCCGGTTTCCCTGCGTGAACTGCTCGACCTGATCAATGCGCTCCAGCACAAGGTCGTGTTCGCCGATATGGACGAGTTCTATTACCTGTCGCGCGCCATCCTGGTGAAGGACGAGCGCCATTTCGACAAGTTCGACCGTGCTTTCTCCGCCTATTTCGACGGTTTGCAGAGCCTCGATCAGCACCTGGAAGCCCTGATCCCCGAAGAGTGGCTGCGCAAGGAGTTCGAGCGTTCCCTGAGCGCTGAAGAGCGCGCGCAGATCCAGTCCTTGGGCGGCCTCGACAAGCTGATCGAGGAATTCAAGAAGCGCCTGGAGGAACAGAAGGAGCGCCATGCAGGCGGCAACAAGTGGGTCGGCACCGGCGGTACCAGCCCGTTCGGCTCGGGCGGCTACAACCCGGAAGGCATCCGCGTCGGTGATGCAGGCGAGCGCCAGGGCAAGGCCGTCAAGGTGTGGGATCAGCGCGAGTACAAGAACCTCGACGATTCGGTCGAGTTGGGCACCCGCAATATCAAGGTGGCCCTGCGCCGCCTGCGCAAGTTCGCCCGCCAGGGTGCGCTGGACGAACTGGATCTCGACGGCACCATCGACCATACCGCCCGGGACGGTGGCCTACTGAACATCCAGATGCGCCCGGAGCGTCGCAACACGGTCAAACTGCTCCTGCTGTTCGACATCGGCGGCTCCATGGATGCCCACGTCAAGGTCTGCGAAGAGCTGTTTTCGGCCTGCCGTACCGAGTTCAAGCACATGGAGTATTTCTACTTCCATAACTGCGTGTACGAGACGGTGTGGAAGAACAACCTGCGGCGCAACGCCGAACGTTTTTCCACCCATGACCTGCTGCACAAGTACGGCGCCGACTACAAGGTGGTGTTCATCGGCGACGCCGCCATGGCGCCCTATGAAATCACCCAGCCCGGCGGCAGCGTCGAGCACTGGAACGAGGAAGCGGGCCACCTGTGGATACGCCGCTTCATGGAAACCTACAAGAAGCTCATCTGGATCAACCCCTACCCGCGCCAGACCTGGGATTACACCACCTCGACCGGCATCATCCGCGAGCTGATCAACGACCAGATGTTCCCGCTGACTCTGCAGGGACTGGAAGACGGGATGCGTTTTTTGGCCAAGTGA
- a CDS encoding YajD family HNH nuclease, translating to MSSPSTPTSKLDRILADAQRSREEGYRDKALRMYPHVCGRCAREFSGKRLSELTVHHRDHNHDNNPQDGSNWELLCLFCHDNEHSRYTDQQYFSEGSTASQNGPKTTHKAFANLADLLQKKS from the coding sequence ATGAGCAGCCCGTCCACGCCAACGTCCAAACTCGACCGCATCCTCGCCGATGCCCAACGCAGCCGCGAAGAAGGCTACCGGGACAAGGCCCTGCGCATGTACCCGCACGTTTGTGGCCGTTGCGCCCGTGAATTTTCCGGCAAGCGCCTCAGTGAACTGACCGTTCACCACCGTGACCACAACCACGACAACAACCCCCAGGACGGCTCCAACTGGGAGCTGCTGTGCCTGTTCTGCCACGACAACGAACACTCTCGGTATACCGACCAGCAGTATTTCAGCGAAGGCTCCACCGCCAGCCAGAACGGGCCGAAAACCACCCACAAGGCGTTTGCCAATCTCGCCGATCTGCTGCAGAAAAAGTCCTAG
- a CDS encoding class II glutamine amidotransferase, translated as MCELLGMSANVPTDIVFSFTGLMQRGGRTGPHRDGWGIGFYEGRGLRLFQDPRASSESEVAQLVQRYPIKSEVVIGHIRQANVGRVCLANTHPFVRELWGRNWCFAHNGQLADFRPALSFYRAIGDTDSESAFCDLLNRIRTAFPEAVPIEVLLPELVAACAAYRQHGVFNCLLSDGDWLFSFCSSKLAHITRRAPFGPAHLRDADMSVDFHAETTPNDVVSVLATEPLTDNEQWSLYQPGEWRLWRAGECIAQGLSN; from the coding sequence ATGTGTGAACTGCTCGGCATGAGCGCCAACGTCCCCACCGATATCGTCTTCAGCTTTACCGGGCTGATGCAGCGTGGCGGGCGCACCGGGCCGCACCGTGATGGCTGGGGCATCGGTTTCTACGAAGGCCGCGGCCTGCGCCTGTTTCAAGATCCACGGGCGAGCAGCGAGTCGGAAGTGGCGCAACTGGTGCAGCGCTATCCGATCAAGAGCGAAGTGGTGATCGGTCATATCCGCCAGGCCAATGTCGGGCGCGTCTGCCTGGCCAACACCCATCCCTTCGTGCGTGAGCTGTGGGGGCGCAATTGGTGCTTTGCTCACAACGGCCAACTGGCTGATTTCCGTCCGGCCCTGAGTTTCTACCGCGCCATCGGCGATACGGACAGCGAATCGGCCTTCTGCGATCTGCTCAACCGCATTCGCACAGCATTCCCGGAGGCGGTACCGATCGAGGTGCTGTTGCCTGAACTTGTCGCTGCCTGCGCGGCCTATCGTCAGCATGGCGTGTTCAATTGCCTGCTGAGCGACGGTGACTGGCTGTTCAGCTTCTGTTCCAGCAAGCTGGCACACATCACCCGGCGTGCGCCTTTTGGGCCTGCGCACCTGCGCGATGCCGACATGAGCGTGGATTTTCATGCCGAAACCACGCCCAATGACGTGGTGTCGGTACTGGCCACCGAGCCGTTGACCGACAACGAGCAATGGTCGCTGTACCAGCCGGGCGAATGGCGCCTGTGGCGCGCGGGCGAATGCATCGCCCAGGGCCTGAGCAACTGA
- a CDS encoding RNA methyltransferase: MGNKRYSCIGLYNPKSPENVGAVMRAAGCYGVASVFYTGKRYERARDFVTDTKRVHLDIPLIGIDDLQKVIPLGCTPVAVELVDGARPLPSYTHPDRAFYIFGPEDGSLDKEVRDWCEEVVYIPTEGCMNLAATVNVVLYDRLAKGNNTKTGAKY; encoded by the coding sequence GTGGGCAACAAACGATACAGCTGCATTGGTCTCTACAACCCCAAGTCACCGGAGAATGTCGGCGCCGTGATGCGTGCCGCTGGCTGCTATGGCGTGGCCTCGGTGTTCTATACCGGCAAGCGCTACGAGCGCGCCCGGGACTTCGTCACCGATACCAAGCGTGTGCACCTGGACATTCCCCTGATCGGCATCGATGACCTGCAGAAAGTCATCCCCCTGGGTTGCACCCCGGTTGCCGTGGAACTGGTGGACGGTGCCAGGCCACTGCCGAGCTACACCCACCCGGATCGCGCCTTCTATATCTTCGGCCCGGAAGATGGCTCGCTGGACAAGGAAGTACGCGACTGGTGCGAAGAGGTGGTCTACATCCCCACCGAGGGCTGCATGAACCTGGCGGCCACCGTCAACGTAGTGCTCTATGACCGCCTGGCCAAAGGCAACAACACCAAGACCGGCGCCAAGTACTGA
- a CDS encoding GFA family protein, whose translation MHCGSCLCGTVKYQIDGPIESANHCHCSQCRKGHGAAFATYGNVRREHFRFTQGEEAVALFSSSPGVGRTFCQRCGSNLQWFAEQPRPNWLSVTLGTLDTPLPSVAQQHIHAESCADWYRIADGLPVERRD comes from the coding sequence ATGCACTGTGGAAGTTGCCTCTGCGGTACGGTGAAGTACCAGATCGACGGGCCCATCGAATCTGCCAACCATTGCCATTGCAGCCAGTGCCGCAAGGGCCATGGTGCAGCGTTCGCCACGTACGGCAACGTGCGGCGCGAGCACTTTCGCTTTACCCAGGGCGAAGAGGCGGTGGCGCTGTTTAGCTCTTCGCCGGGCGTAGGCCGTACTTTCTGCCAGCGCTGCGGCTCGAATCTGCAATGGTTCGCCGAACAGCCCCGTCCGAACTGGCTGTCGGTAACCCTGGGGACGCTGGATACGCCGTTACCCAGCGTTGCGCAGCAACACATTCATGCCGAATCCTGCGCCGACTGGTACCGGATCGCCGACGGCCTGCCCGTAGAACGTCGCGACTGA
- a CDS encoding DUF2937 family protein, protein MLRSYLRLALFALGLLLGVQVPGFIDDYAKRVEAHHLESEQSLSGFRDTAQRFFDGDLQRLVGHYRGSTDPVMQSDARSVSLLVERSELLQRESLAMQGPWYRQVWHLATAADEQLLQETHAAYRYQVLLAPEAIAWGIACALFLAWVVESIVMLLALPFRRRDRRTVSERQQPRMR, encoded by the coding sequence ATGTTAAGAAGTTATCTGCGTCTGGCGTTGTTCGCTCTGGGCCTGTTGCTGGGCGTTCAGGTGCCGGGCTTCATCGATGATTACGCCAAGCGCGTCGAAGCCCATCACTTGGAATCCGAGCAGAGCCTGAGCGGTTTCCGTGACACCGCACAACGCTTCTTCGATGGCGATCTGCAGCGCCTGGTCGGCCATTATCGCGGCAGCACTGACCCGGTGATGCAGAGCGACGCGCGCAGCGTCAGCCTGCTGGTCGAGCGCTCCGAGTTGCTGCAGCGCGAATCGCTGGCCATGCAGGGGCCCTGGTATCGCCAGGTCTGGCACCTGGCAACGGCCGCCGACGAGCAACTGTTGCAGGAAACCCATGCTGCCTACCGCTATCAGGTGCTCCTGGCGCCCGAGGCGATCGCCTGGGGTATCGCCTGCGCGCTGTTCCTCGCCTGGGTAGTGGAAAGCATCGTGATGTTGCTGGCCCTGCCGTTCCGTCGCCGTGATCGGCGCACCGTGTCTGAGCGTCAGCAGCCGCGCATGCGTTAA
- a CDS encoding AAA family ATPase, with protein sequence MKFEGTPSYVATDDLKLAVNAAITLQRPLLVKGEPGTGKTLLAEQLAESFGTRLITWHIKSTTKAHQGLYEYDAVSRLRDSQLSSEKVHDVRNYIKKGKLWEAFEADERVVLLIDEIDKADIEFPNDLLQELDKMEFYVYETDETIKAKQRPIIIITSNNEKELPDAFLRRCFFHYIAFPDRQTLQKIVDVHYPGISNSLVAEALDVFFDVRKVPGLKKKPSTSELVDWLKLLMADNIGEAVLRERDPTKAIPPLAGALVKNEQDVHLLERLAFMARRGNR encoded by the coding sequence ATGAAGTTCGAAGGCACACCGTCCTATGTCGCCACCGACGACCTCAAACTGGCGGTCAATGCAGCAATCACCCTGCAGCGGCCGCTGCTGGTCAAGGGCGAGCCCGGCACAGGCAAGACCCTGCTCGCCGAGCAGTTGGCCGAGTCCTTCGGCACGCGGCTGATCACCTGGCACATCAAGTCCACCACCAAGGCTCATCAGGGCCTGTACGAATACGATGCGGTGAGCCGCCTGCGTGATTCGCAGCTCAGTTCCGAGAAGGTTCACGACGTCCGTAACTACATCAAGAAAGGCAAGCTGTGGGAGGCCTTCGAGGCCGACGAGCGCGTGGTGCTGCTGATCGACGAAATCGACAAGGCCGACATCGAGTTTCCCAACGACTTGTTGCAAGAACTCGACAAGATGGAGTTCTACGTTTACGAGACCGACGAGACGATCAAGGCCAAGCAGCGCCCGATCATCATCATCACCTCGAACAACGAGAAAGAACTGCCAGACGCCTTCCTGCGCCGCTGCTTCTTCCACTACATCGCCTTCCCGGATCGCCAAACCCTGCAGAAGATCGTCGACGTGCATTACCCCGGCATCAGCAACAGCCTGGTGGCCGAAGCCCTCGACGTGTTCTTCGACGTGCGCAAGGTGCCGGGGCTGAAGAAAAAGCCCTCGACCAGCGAACTGGTCGACTGGCTCAAACTGCTGATGGCCGACAACATCGGCGAAGCGGTGCTGCGCGAGCGCGACCCAACCAAGGCCATCCCGCCACTGGCCGGCGCCCTGGTGAAGAACGAGCAGGACGTGCACTTGCTGGAGCGCCTGGCCTTCATGGCGCGCCGCGGTAATCGCTGA
- a CDS encoding MFS transporter translates to MIENDYLLAWGAYAIAALGCLLVWFRITSWMWRYLREPLRVLVAILLFCPTIVDPAKELFAPAVAIVALDLIFKVGSSAWRAVADLAMYGLIVFAIYLVFVAIRWPFLRSAKARKAAREEEQGEDSDLTLRERLKQEQEPEYAAPRSSRSARVEPRL, encoded by the coding sequence ATGATCGAAAACGACTACCTCCTCGCCTGGGGCGCCTATGCCATTGCGGCGCTGGGCTGCCTGCTGGTGTGGTTCCGTATCACCAGCTGGATGTGGCGCTACCTGCGCGAACCGCTGCGCGTGCTGGTGGCGATCCTGCTGTTCTGCCCGACCATCGTCGATCCGGCCAAGGAGCTGTTTGCGCCCGCCGTAGCCATCGTTGCCCTCGACCTGATCTTCAAAGTGGGTAGCAGTGCTTGGCGCGCCGTGGCGGATCTGGCCATGTACGGGCTCATCGTATTTGCGATCTACCTGGTGTTTGTGGCCATTCGCTGGCCGTTCCTGCGCAGCGCCAAGGCGCGTAAGGCTGCACGCGAAGAGGAGCAGGGTGAGGACAGCGATCTGACCCTGCGCGAACGCCTCAAGCAGGAGCAGGAGCCAGAGTACGCCGCGCCACGCAGTTCCCGCAGCGCTCGCGTCGAGCCGCGGTTGTAA